One Proteinivorax tanatarense DNA segment encodes these proteins:
- a CDS encoding aminotransferase class I/II-fold pyridoxal phosphate-dependent enzyme, producing the protein MHSWVDEIKNNKLRFLIRDSNNYLKKVYDNIDENLENNQHKVLKAFQKHKITENHLLGSTGYGYGDLGRDGLDDIYATVFGGEKGLVRSQFVSGTHCLSCCLNALLSRGDELLYVTGDPYDTLEKVIGINPHANSLISKGVTYSSVELKNNMELDFEQIEKAITPKTKVIGVQRSKGYSLRSSIAVAEVEALVRYIKRIKKDLIVFVDNCYGEFVEGREPAEVGADVVAGSLTKNPGGGLAKTGGYVVGKKEYIEKVAESLTAAGLGSDIGASLQNNLDFYQGFFKSPKIVSDSLKTAVFISFLAQKLGFEATPNFNSFRYDIVQTVTFKDKDKLLSFCRGIQKHSPINSFVSPIPDYLPGYQDPVIMAAGTFIQGSSIELSADAPIKPPYTVFVQGSLSFEHGKIAAAMAFDELLET; encoded by the coding sequence TTGCACAGTTGGGTAGATGAAATTAAAAATAATAAACTTCGTTTTTTAATAAGAGATTCCAACAATTACTTAAAAAAAGTATATGATAACATAGATGAAAACTTAGAAAATAATCAGCATAAAGTTTTAAAAGCATTTCAGAAACATAAGATAACAGAAAACCATTTATTAGGATCTACAGGTTATGGATATGGAGACTTAGGGAGAGATGGATTAGATGATATTTATGCCACTGTTTTTGGAGGGGAAAAAGGATTAGTAAGATCTCAATTTGTATCGGGTACTCACTGTCTTTCTTGTTGCTTAAATGCTCTGCTATCCAGAGGAGATGAATTACTTTATGTAACTGGAGATCCTTATGACACATTAGAAAAAGTAATCGGCATAAATCCTCATGCTAATTCTTTGATTTCAAAAGGGGTAACGTATAGTTCAGTAGAACTAAAGAATAATATGGAGTTAGATTTTGAACAAATAGAAAAAGCCATAACTCCTAAAACAAAGGTGATAGGAGTTCAGCGCTCTAAAGGTTATTCATTAAGAAGTTCTATTGCAGTAGCTGAAGTTGAAGCCTTAGTAAGATATATTAAAAGAATTAAAAAAGACTTGATTGTATTTGTAGATAATTGCTATGGAGAGTTTGTGGAAGGTAGAGAACCTGCAGAGGTAGGAGCTGATGTAGTTGCGGGTAGTCTTACAAAAAATCCCGGGGGAGGCTTAGCCAAGACAGGCGGCTATGTTGTAGGGAAAAAAGAATACATAGAAAAGGTAGCAGAAAGTTTAACAGCAGCTGGCTTAGGAAGTGATATTGGAGCTTCCTTGCAAAATAATTTGGACTTTTATCAAGGCTTTTTCAAAAGTCCTAAAATAGTCTCTGATAGTCTAAAAACAGCTGTGTTTATAAGTTTTTTAGCACAGAAACTTGGATTTGAAGCTACTCCTAACTTCAATAGCTTTAGATATGATATTGTACAAACTGTAACTTTTAAAGATAAAGATAAGTTATTATCTTTTTGTAGAGGGATTCAAAAGCACTCACCTATTAACTCTTTTGTTTCTCCTATACCTGATTATTTGCCTGGATATCAAGACCCAGTGATAATGGCAGCCGGTACTTTTATTCAAGGATCATCCATTGAACTTAGTGCTGATGCACCCATAAAACCCCCTTATACAGTTTTTGTACAAGGTTCTTTATCTTTTGAACATGGGAAAATTGCTGCTGCTATGGCTTTTGATGAGTTATTAGAGACGTAG
- a CDS encoding DNA-3-methyladenine glycosylase: protein MQLGESFYTKSALYVAKNLIGKKLVRRVNDNKVLVSRIVETEAYIGPEDKACHAYNNKRTNRTENMFLEGGLAYIYLIYGLHHCLNVVTGPIDKPEAVLIRAVEPLEGKEIMKYNRKVNISDIKKLTNGPGKLCQALQIDMSLNGYNLVNGTALYITEDKGNQVNLDIAAAKRINIDYAQEYKDNLWRFYLKGNKFVSLL from the coding sequence TTGCAATTAGGTGAAAGCTTTTATACAAAAAGCGCATTATATGTAGCTAAAAACCTTATAGGGAAAAAATTAGTTAGAAGAGTTAATGATAATAAAGTTTTAGTAAGCAGAATTGTAGAAACAGAAGCTTATATCGGGCCCGAAGATAAGGCGTGTCATGCTTATAATAATAAACGAACCAATAGAACTGAAAATATGTTTTTAGAAGGTGGATTAGCATATATATATCTTATATATGGGTTACACCATTGTTTAAATGTAGTGACTGGTCCTATTGATAAACCAGAAGCAGTATTGATTAGGGCCGTAGAGCCGTTAGAAGGTAAAGAAATTATGAAATATAATAGAAAAGTTAATATCAGTGATATTAAAAAATTGACAAATGGCCCAGGTAAGCTTTGTCAAGCTTTACAAATTGACATGAGTTTAAACGGATATAACTTAGTAAATGGTACTGCTTTATATATAACAGAAGATAAGGGTAATCAGGTAAATTTGGATATCGCTGCAGCTAAAAGGATAAATATAGACTATGCACAGGAATACAAAGATAATCTATGGCGTTTTTACCTGAAAGGAAATAAATTTGTTTCTTTACTATGA
- the lexA gene encoding transcriptional repressor LexA, producing the protein MENLTTRQKEVFEFIYKMVKEKGYPPSVREIGLAVGLKSSSTVHSHLAKLEQKGYIKKDATKPRAIEILANFSENNFDDEVNYRPSFAPIVGDVTAGEPILAEEKIEGYFPLPPSFSHDSDNLFALSIKGDSMINAGIYDGDLVLVRQTNTAKNGEIVVALLDNEATVKRFYKDKDCIRLQPENDFYEPILVKEALILGKVTGLFRKF; encoded by the coding sequence ATGGAAAATTTAACTACTAGACAAAAAGAAGTTTTTGAGTTTATTTATAAGATGGTGAAGGAAAAAGGATATCCTCCTTCTGTACGTGAAATTGGATTGGCAGTAGGGTTAAAGTCTAGCTCAACAGTACACTCTCATTTGGCGAAGTTAGAGCAAAAAGGATACATAAAAAAAGATGCTACTAAACCTAGAGCAATAGAAATCTTGGCCAACTTTTCAGAAAATAATTTCGATGATGAAGTCAACTATAGACCAAGTTTTGCCCCAATAGTTGGAGATGTCACAGCAGGGGAACCTATCTTAGCAGAAGAAAAAATTGAAGGTTACTTTCCTCTGCCCCCCAGTTTTTCTCATGATTCTGATAATTTGTTTGCCCTATCAATCAAAGGAGATAGTATGATAAATGCAGGCATTTATGATGGTGATCTAGTTCTTGTAAGACAAACCAATACTGCTAAAAATGGAGAAATTGTTGTTGCTTTACTCGATAATGAAGCCACTGTTAAGAGGTTTTACAAAGATAAAGACTGTATTAGACTGCAGCCTGAAAATGATTTTTATGAACCCATTCTTGTAAAAGAGGCTTTAATCTTAGGGAAAGTAACCGGCCTTTTTAGAAAGTTCTAG
- a CDS encoding peptidoglycan DD-metalloendopeptidase family protein: MNKQRNKFTFLFFQNNITKPLKIDLSLIAIQCIGIIILIVLIGFIAFFAKYIEMAAYMNELHHLRTVNYDKNIEIERLVQQTETILDELESVNEFKTQVNQYSNIELEQQKKQKQDSTLYTESRGATLIDRAHSSLVFLNNSLSSNQEIMENMVDDIKEEQRRQQEIEKRLAHTPSIRPTTGRVTSPFGYRRNPVTGGRQHHTGVDLANSAGTPILATANGVVASASYAGAYGNLIIIDHGYGYSTYYAHLSRISVRPGQTVGKGEVIGFMGRTGRATGNHLHYEVRVNGSPVNPASYY; this comes from the coding sequence TTGAATAAACAAAGAAATAAATTTACCTTTTTATTTTTCCAAAATAACATTACTAAACCGTTAAAAATCGACTTGTCGTTAATTGCTATTCAGTGTATAGGTATTATAATTTTAATTGTGTTAATTGGTTTTATTGCCTTTTTTGCTAAATACATCGAAATGGCAGCCTATATGAATGAACTTCATCATTTGAGAACAGTTAACTATGATAAAAATATTGAGATAGAAAGGTTAGTTCAACAAACAGAAACTATTCTTGATGAGCTAGAGTCTGTAAACGAATTTAAGACACAAGTTAATCAATATAGCAATATTGAGTTGGAACAGCAAAAAAAGCAAAAACAAGACTCAACGCTGTACACAGAAAGTCGTGGCGCTACACTAATCGACAGAGCTCATAGCTCTCTAGTCTTTTTAAACAATTCACTCTCATCTAATCAAGAGATAATGGAAAATATGGTTGATGACATAAAAGAAGAACAGAGAAGACAGCAAGAGATTGAAAAACGTCTGGCCCACACACCATCTATTAGACCCACTACCGGAAGAGTAACATCACCTTTTGGATATAGAAGAAACCCAGTAACTGGTGGTAGACAGCACCATACAGGAGTTGACCTTGCAAATTCAGCTGGGACTCCTATCCTAGCAACTGCAAATGGGGTTGTTGCATCCGCTTCTTATGCTGGTGCATATGGAAATCTAATAATTATAGATCATGGGTATGGATATTCTACATATTATGCTCATCTCTCAAGAATATCAGTACGGCCAGGGCAAACTGTAGGTAAAGGAGAAGTTATTGGATTTATGGGAAGAACTGGTAGAGCCACAGGAAATCATTTACACTATGAAGTGAGAGTTAATGGTAGTCCAGTTAACCCTGCTAGCTATTACTAG
- a CDS encoding YneB family resolvase-like protein: MEAIIYARVSTENDVQQTSLSRQVEELKKYCSKQNLKVVKIVEEKVSGFEQVREGLLLAMEMIKNHKAKYLIVQDESRLGRGAAKIAILHQLDKWGGKVISVDNHGPLQINEMEGMVLEILALVEEYQRRLTNTKIKRGVRRAIESGYDPSKNFGNTVGGGRPQKKVPIEEIVRLKGLKLTFEEIAATLKGFGYDISKATVHRRYQKYKLEQEEKRE, translated from the coding sequence ATGGAAGCTATTATTTATGCTAGAGTAAGTACAGAAAATGATGTTCAGCAAACTAGCCTATCAAGACAAGTGGAAGAATTAAAAAAATATTGTAGCAAACAAAACTTAAAAGTGGTAAAAATCGTTGAAGAAAAGGTAAGTGGTTTTGAACAAGTAAGAGAAGGTTTGCTATTAGCTATGGAAATGATAAAGAATCACAAAGCCAAATATCTGATTGTTCAAGATGAAAGTCGTTTGGGTCGAGGAGCCGCTAAAATAGCAATTTTGCATCAACTAGATAAATGGGGTGGTAAAGTAATATCTGTAGACAACCACGGTCCGTTACAGATAAATGAAATGGAAGGTATGGTATTAGAAATATTAGCCTTAGTTGAAGAATACCAAAGAAGATTGACAAATACTAAAATCAAAAGAGGTGTTAGAAGAGCCATTGAAAGCGGATATGACCCCAGCAAAAATTTTGGAAATACCGTTGGGGGAGGGAGGCCTCAAAAAAAAGTTCCCATTGAAGAAATCGTAAGATTAAAAGGCCTTAAACTAACTTTTGAAGAAATAGCTGCAACTCTTAAAGGATTTGGGTATGATATTTCCAAGGCCACAGTGCATAGACGTTACCAAAAATATAAATTAGAACAAGAAGAAAAGCGAGAGTAA
- a CDS encoding UvrD-helicase domain-containing protein: MNFNPEQKEAIYSENPLILISAGAGSGKTRVLTERFLNICQQKLNEFLEGSTSDIGATVKEIVAITFTEKAAREMKERIRGELNKKLEELDKLEDEKNVNIAKKFWQQQKEDLDNAYITTFHSFCHKLLTRFAFKADLPPTFTMLDDIDSTLLQSECLDEMFADKTNYYKWKDAFIYYSKEQLKRAINSVYAQICEAPEQIDIKTFFEAEEILALQQDLLVKQKASLLEKFYQSAQPCVEEFPSSSELKGKLQEYVENISNHFGKVDLNNIDYDECYELLQEVMPKRKVSSWEDKCPALFELYVDIYNPLKQKWKNIPDFPTEKREQFLSIISCFAEMLCTFDEKYTKKKIEKGALDFSDLQKKAINLLENEDVRATCRQEFKHFMVDEFQDTNKLQMKMLDYIQPRFQFIVGDEKQSIYRFRGADVTVMRGLQNKVKQSDGYINMNRNYRNCHSIIGFVNAIFSEVMRESEDNAPYSINYSPLVSNRDDKEEQEVKVELIEMTENDEEEIEIEIDDDSQISEVDCYDSEFDMLTERMLEIAQSKKKLVREKDTGVWRKAQWRDFAILVPSRTGLIELEKCLQDKNIPFVVHGGIGFFAKQEVKDMLALLRWIARPWESTYIAAVLRSPIIGITLDEMFAIKACGDVDNWQGFADFIYNRCYFNESGLATQTKAKLNKFYNLFSIFVPLTPQRAFSDTLYEVFNNSGLKQTLLMQPNSLQLIKNVEKLIEIMDEQNPSSLEELLEKIDVLAMLGDREGEAEAELPEGNMVHIMTVHASKGLEFPIVCLPRLNRQLQKDSGSFRFDDKMRLVAKFTQEKKNNPFSDEEIVTPGFNIVKSENDIAAAEETKRLFYVAATRARDYLIMSAKGRLQKNSWYEMLLESLDTNPGILKCMIRKNQSQVVKQSKWEQTKDEFVAQTVSEEKVAPYTFSVSEIMDFMNDRQKYYESYVLKLHPDWLREDEIKADDKVKADDKQDKFIISATDFGTVVHRACELYDQGFGEDEAVLEAISVLFDDDEIPTNIKEIKLRVMKQLENYKKIESQIPKDHISSEWSFAVEIAGAYVICEIDKVFVKDGKHSLMDLKTNKTIDTDSYKPQVTLYKMAYEKEMGVEVEEVSLFFMNFGEKGIIKLKPEATYEKEVEAAIKEMTQLWRSLEEQ; encoded by the coding sequence ATGAATTTTAACCCTGAACAAAAAGAAGCCATTTACAGCGAAAATCCTTTGATACTTATTTCAGCTGGAGCGGGCTCTGGTAAAACCCGTGTGCTAACTGAAAGGTTTTTAAATATATGCCAGCAAAAACTAAACGAATTTTTAGAGGGGTCAACTTCTGATATAGGTGCTACGGTAAAAGAAATAGTGGCCATTACCTTTACGGAAAAGGCAGCTAGAGAAATGAAGGAAAGAATCAGAGGGGAACTAAATAAAAAGTTAGAAGAGCTAGACAAGCTAGAGGATGAAAAGAATGTAAATATAGCTAAAAAGTTTTGGCAACAACAAAAGGAAGACTTAGATAACGCTTATATAACAACTTTTCATAGTTTTTGTCATAAGCTGCTAACTAGGTTTGCTTTTAAAGCTGACTTGCCTCCCACATTTACCATGCTAGATGATATAGACTCCACCTTGCTTCAAAGCGAGTGTTTAGATGAAATGTTTGCTGATAAAACAAACTACTATAAATGGAAGGATGCTTTTATTTACTACTCAAAAGAGCAGCTAAAAAGAGCTATAAATTCCGTATATGCACAGATATGTGAAGCGCCAGAGCAAATCGATATAAAAACTTTTTTTGAAGCGGAAGAGATCTTAGCTCTGCAACAAGATTTATTAGTAAAACAAAAGGCTTCATTACTTGAAAAGTTTTATCAGTCGGCTCAGCCATGTGTAGAAGAATTTCCCTCATCTAGTGAGTTAAAGGGTAAGTTACAGGAGTATGTGGAAAATATATCTAATCATTTTGGAAAAGTTGACCTTAACAACATAGATTATGATGAGTGTTATGAGTTGTTGCAGGAGGTAATGCCTAAAAGGAAGGTAAGTAGCTGGGAGGATAAATGCCCTGCTTTGTTTGAGCTATATGTAGATATCTATAACCCCTTAAAACAAAAATGGAAAAACATACCTGATTTTCCCACAGAGAAAAGAGAGCAGTTTCTAAGTATTATTAGTTGCTTTGCAGAAATGCTTTGTACTTTTGATGAAAAATATACAAAGAAAAAGATAGAAAAAGGAGCTTTGGATTTTTCTGACTTACAAAAAAAGGCCATCAATTTATTAGAAAACGAGGATGTTAGGGCAACTTGCAGGCAGGAATTTAAGCATTTTATGGTTGATGAATTTCAAGATACAAATAAACTACAGATGAAGATGTTAGACTATATCCAGCCTAGATTTCAGTTTATCGTAGGTGATGAAAAGCAGTCTATTTATAGATTTAGAGGTGCTGACGTAACGGTAATGAGAGGATTGCAAAATAAGGTTAAGCAATCTGATGGATATATTAATATGAACAGAAATTATCGAAACTGTCATTCTATAATCGGTTTTGTAAATGCCATCTTCTCTGAGGTTATGAGAGAGTCGGAAGACAATGCTCCTTACAGCATTAACTACAGTCCTTTAGTTAGTAATCGGGATGATAAAGAGGAGCAAGAGGTAAAAGTAGAGCTTATAGAGATGACTGAAAATGACGAGGAAGAAATAGAAATAGAAATAGATGATGACTCACAGATAAGCGAAGTAGATTGTTATGACAGTGAGTTTGATATGCTAACAGAGCGTATGCTTGAAATCGCCCAAAGTAAGAAAAAGCTTGTAAGAGAAAAGGACACAGGTGTTTGGCGCAAAGCTCAATGGAGAGACTTTGCAATCTTAGTTCCGTCTAGAACAGGACTTATAGAGTTGGAAAAGTGCCTTCAAGATAAGAACATACCCTTTGTGGTACATGGTGGTATAGGTTTTTTCGCAAAACAAGAGGTAAAAGACATGCTGGCATTACTTAGGTGGATTGCAAGGCCCTGGGAATCTACCTATATTGCTGCTGTTCTGAGAAGCCCTATTATAGGTATCACGTTAGATGAGATGTTTGCCATAAAAGCATGTGGCGATGTAGATAATTGGCAAGGTTTTGCAGACTTTATTTATAATAGATGCTATTTCAATGAAAGTGGGCTAGCTACACAAACTAAGGCTAAACTAAATAAGTTTTATAATTTATTTTCTATTTTTGTACCTCTAACCCCACAGCGAGCGTTTTCGGATACCTTATATGAAGTTTTTAACAACAGCGGATTAAAACAGACCTTGCTTATGCAACCAAACTCGCTACAACTTATCAAAAACGTTGAAAAGCTAATAGAAATTATGGACGAGCAAAATCCCAGTTCTTTAGAGGAGCTTTTAGAAAAGATTGATGTTTTAGCTATGCTAGGGGACAGAGAGGGGGAGGCGGAAGCTGAGTTGCCTGAAGGGAACATGGTTCACATAATGACGGTTCATGCTTCTAAAGGTCTAGAGTTCCCCATAGTTTGCCTGCCCAGACTTAATCGCCAGTTACAAAAAGATAGCGGCTCTTTTAGATTTGACGATAAAATGAGGCTTGTTGCTAAATTTACTCAGGAAAAAAAGAATAATCCTTTTTCAGATGAAGAAATAGTTACGCCTGGGTTTAATATAGTGAAAAGCGAAAATGATATAGCAGCAGCAGAGGAAACCAAACGTTTGTTCTATGTCGCTGCTACACGAGCACGAGATTATTTAATTATGTCTGCTAAGGGCAGATTGCAAAAGAACTCTTGGTATGAGATGCTTTTAGAAAGCTTAGATACAAACCCCGGTATTTTAAAATGTATGATACGAAAAAATCAAAGTCAAGTTGTAAAACAAAGTAAATGGGAGCAGACAAAAGATGAGTTTGTTGCTCAAACAGTATCGGAAGAAAAGGTGGCGCCTTACACCTTTTCGGTTTCAGAAATTATGGACTTTATGAATGATCGGCAAAAGTATTACGAAAGTTACGTGCTTAAATTGCATCCTGATTGGTTAAGAGAGGATGAAATAAAAGCTGACGATAAAGTAAAAGCCGATGATAAACAGGATAAGTTTATTATCTCAGCTACAGATTTTGGTACGGTGGTCCATAGAGCTTGCGAACTTTATGACCAGGGGTTTGGTGAGGATGAGGCTGTGTTAGAAGCAATATCTGTTTTATTTGATGACGATGAAATCCCCACTAATATTAAAGAAATTAAATTAAGAGTGATGAAGCAGCTAGAAAATTATAAAAAGATAGAAAGTCAAATCCCCAAGGATCATATAAGTAGCGAATGGAGCTTTGCTGTTGAGATTGCTGGGGCCTATGTTATATGTGAGATTGATAAAGTTTTTGTAAAAGACGGCAAACACTCGCTAATGGATCTAAAAACTAATAAAACCATTGACACAGATAGCTATAAACCCCAAGTTACCCTTTATAAAATGGCATATGAAAAAGAGATGGGTGTAGAAGTAGAAGAGGTATCGCTATTTTTTATGAACTTCGGAGAAAAAGGAATCATCAAGTTGAAGCCAGAAGCAACTTACGAAAAAGAAGTTGAAGCAGCAATTAAAGAGATGACCCAATTATGGAGAAGTCTTGAGGAACAGTAG
- a CDS encoding PD-(D/E)XK nuclease family protein, with the protein MADYKVVISSLDDLASAERLRDFYKLQKKKKHPIYYLLPSVKWLNAARKRQPQMAFKTFDDVAELILRKSNASYLSVSESERMLFFQQLVSGDNKGEKEDLYKGKAYAQTYGQLKRLGLKIDDLPKSLLNIKPILKEYEDKWVEDKGLLDPENRIHKAVSLSEKEQLPISHVVIDGYMDFSPLQYLLLRCLYSQGIPVTVFIPDVKDAKIIDETIKNLMDIGFSKRDEASSYYLNPKVSVKKAASTEEEIRGVLAEIDAKVKSGADINYIGLLPADDSYMPQIERFCKEYNLPLKITKKASVSHSMLYKTLTLTLRQQSFANKWEKVALVDQLFQLLFYDNQKYWELKKEFMSNGTLPEDVEEKFLRCVSFRQSLSSKVSLVERIGALLSFLDELELSKSWRENLKCGVDTKKGQQIRLEWAVFDALKGLLEDKKESLEGQGLVDLTINHNLFSEWLDELIKSKSIYIQRRPAVGLSLHSFRDTALFEGDTLYVLGMNEGTFPSLHKLGGYFQESDLKELPIPYGMPNSATFRKKDAALFLQLFYKASNLTFSYVSGCDPEHEYLPSPFIEEYCSKQKDQYLSAEKRYNKKEVITNLEAVEQSAYMMGVGKDVKKGAKHLYEHLGFIKRLEKGVEEVEQKWTQGLIKEEIPVTSLERYVSCPFRYGLETLLQVKEPDKKQDKLDPMQTGSMLHRVIERFYKSIDAIGKPFGSLTEEVKLDGEGILMDIFEQEWAKIVNAHYELTDLDLELEKERWQKKLSKWWKAELMMFWNNDKIKDMKLHSLEQPLTIHLEVDSENTVVLTGKVDRLDIDDNGFVIYDYKSSTVRFNFEKDVACGLKLQLPLYMLAIEERLEKTAYGAAYISLKEPHKRATNSVWQSEHAQRGSKFKASSAANKEECLNSDVLFDKYNLTARIGELFEKIRYDYSVTPLKCYGGCPYNIVCRVTDELIEEAEGEWK; encoded by the coding sequence TTGGCAGATTACAAAGTTGTTATATCTTCTCTTGATGACTTAGCAAGTGCTGAGCGGTTGCGAGATTTTTATAAACTACAAAAAAAGAAAAAGCATCCTATATATTACTTACTTCCTTCAGTTAAGTGGTTAAATGCTGCGCGGAAAAGGCAACCCCAAATGGCATTTAAAACCTTTGATGATGTGGCGGAATTAATTCTGCGCAAGTCAAATGCCAGCTATTTATCGGTATCTGAAAGTGAGCGTATGCTTTTTTTTCAACAGCTTGTTTCAGGTGATAACAAAGGGGAGAAAGAAGATTTATATAAAGGTAAGGCATATGCACAGACTTATGGTCAGCTTAAAAGATTAGGCTTAAAAATAGATGATCTACCTAAAAGCTTACTCAATATTAAGCCTATACTTAAAGAGTATGAAGATAAGTGGGTTGAAGATAAAGGGCTGTTAGATCCAGAAAACAGAATTCATAAAGCCGTTAGTTTATCAGAAAAAGAGCAGCTGCCTATTAGTCACGTGGTTATAGATGGGTATATGGACTTTAGTCCGTTACAGTACTTATTGCTACGCTGTTTGTATAGCCAGGGGATACCTGTAACTGTATTTATTCCCGACGTCAAAGATGCGAAAATAATAGATGAAACTATAAAAAACTTGATGGATATTGGATTTTCCAAAAGGGATGAAGCATCAAGTTATTACCTCAACCCAAAAGTTTCTGTGAAAAAGGCAGCTTCTACAGAGGAAGAAATAAGAGGAGTGTTAGCAGAGATAGATGCAAAGGTTAAAAGTGGCGCTGATATTAACTATATTGGACTGTTACCAGCAGATGATAGTTATATGCCTCAAATAGAAAGGTTTTGTAAAGAGTATAACCTGCCTCTCAAAATAACCAAAAAGGCGTCTGTATCCCACTCTATGCTTTATAAAACCCTAACACTTACTCTAAGACAACAGTCATTTGCAAATAAGTGGGAAAAAGTAGCTTTAGTAGATCAGCTATTTCAGCTTCTTTTTTATGATAACCAAAAGTATTGGGAATTAAAAAAAGAGTTTATGAGTAACGGTACTTTACCAGAGGATGTTGAGGAAAAGTTTCTTCGTTGTGTGAGTTTTAGGCAGAGCCTATCTAGCAAGGTCTCGCTGGTAGAGAGGATAGGCGCCCTTTTAAGCTTTTTAGATGAGCTAGAGTTGTCGAAATCTTGGCGTGAGAACCTTAAATGTGGGGTAGATACCAAGAAAGGGCAACAGATAAGACTAGAATGGGCCGTGTTTGACGCGTTAAAAGGTTTACTAGAGGATAAGAAAGAAAGCTTAGAAGGTCAGGGTCTTGTTGATCTTACTATCAATCACAACCTATTTTCTGAATGGCTTGATGAGTTAATAAAAAGTAAAAGCATATATATCCAAAGAAGGCCTGCAGTTGGTCTATCTTTACACTCCTTTAGGGATACCGCTCTCTTTGAAGGTGATACTCTGTATGTACTGGGAATGAATGAAGGTACCTTTCCAAGCCTACATAAGTTAGGGGGGTATTTTCAGGAAAGTGATTTAAAGGAGCTACCAATACCTTATGGAATGCCCAATTCAGCTACATTTAGAAAAAAAGATGCAGCTCTATTTTTGCAACTGTTTTATAAGGCTAGTAATTTAACTTTTTCATATGTGTCAGGGTGCGATCCAGAGCATGAATATCTTCCTTCTCCTTTTATCGAAGAATATTGTAGTAAACAAAAAGATCAGTATCTTTCTGCAGAAAAAAGGTATAACAAAAAGGAAGTAATTACAAATCTAGAGGCAGTTGAACAATCTGCATACATGATGGGTGTGGGAAAAGATGTTAAAAAGGGTGCTAAGCATCTTTATGAGCACCTTGGTTTTATTAAACGCTTAGAAAAAGGGGTAGAGGAAGTAGAGCAAAAGTGGACACAAGGACTTATAAAAGAGGAGATTCCCGTTACCTCTTTGGAGAGATACGTCTCCTGCCCTTTTAGATATGGGTTAGAAACATTGCTACAAGTCAAAGAGCCAGATAAAAAACAGGATAAACTTGACCCAATGCAAACAGGGTCGATGTTGCACAGGGTAATAGAGAGATTTTATAAAAGTATAGACGCCATAGGTAAGCCTTTTGGAAGTTTAACGGAGGAAGTTAAGCTTGATGGCGAAGGTATTTTGATGGATATTTTCGAGCAGGAATGGGCAAAAATCGTTAACGCCCATTATGAGTTGACGGATTTAGATTTGGAGCTAGAAAAAGAGCGCTGGCAAAAAAAGCTCAGCAAGTGGTGGAAGGCTGAGCTTATGATGTTTTGGAATAACGATAAAATTAAGGATATGAAATTACACAGCCTAGAACAGCCTTTGACCATTCATTTGGAGGTTGACTCAGAAAATACCGTTGTGCTAACTGGCAAAGTTGACAGACTAGATATTGACGATAATGGGTTTGTAATTTATGACTATAAGTCCTCTACTGTTAGGTTTAACTTTGAAAAAGACGTAGCCTGTGGACTTAAGTTGCAGCTGCCGTTATATATGCTAGCTATAGAGGAAAGGCTTGAAAAAACAGCTTATGGGGCAGCTTATATTTCTTTAAAAGAGCCTCACAAACGGGCGACAAATAGTGTTTGGCAAAGTGAACATGCTCAAAGGGGCTCAAAATTTAAGGCAAGTTCAGCTGCAAACAAAGAGGAATGTTTAAACTCAGATGTACTTTTTGATAAATATAATCTTACCGCTAGGATAGGGGAATTATTTGAAAAAATAAGGTATGACTATTCTGTGACTCCACTTAAATGCTATGGAGGGTGCCCCTATAATATAGTGTGTCGCGTAACCGATGAATTAATTGAAGAAGCAGAGGGGGAGTGGAAATGA